Part of the Myxocyprinus asiaticus isolate MX2 ecotype Aquarium Trade chromosome 17, UBuf_Myxa_2, whole genome shotgun sequence genome, TTAAACAAACTCGTGATATATCTTACTGGCTTGATCTATCCGATATCTGTCTGATTTAAGTACAGAATGACATTTCTTTAGCAGATGATATGTTGTGTATTCCTCTAAATAACTGTTAATTATTTAAGAAGGGCCAAGTAAAGTATCCCTCTAACTAAATGTATGATTGAGCTAGTGGGTTGTGTCATTGTAAGGTTGTTGATAAAGTTTTCTTCATTGAATTAATTCGCAGAGTCAGGTCAATTTGTGTGTTGTGAATTTGTTTGAATGTGAGCGAGGTAAGTGTAAATCAGACAAGGCAATGGGATCTCTTATTATGTCAAAATCAAGGACTTGTATGAAGCATTTATGCACATGGGTTGGCAGCCCCCTATACCTCAGACCTGCTCTGACTGGTTCTCCGAAATATAACATTCTTCATGCAGTCAGATTTATCATAAAGCCACACATGCAGTTTTACTGCACAAAGGGAGACAAATCAGCACAATCATTCAGCAGAGCTGCCAAAGAAAAAGGCTTCACTCCTAGAGCGAGGCCTGCGTTTCCTAATTCAGTATTCACAGCTGGCACGGCCAGAAGAACTGCTGAGTATCTGAAAAAGCGTGCTGGGACAGATACAGAAGAACTGTCCAATAATAATACTCCAAAGGCAAGAGGATCTTCAAAGGTTGCACTCCCTGATCATCCACTGACCATGTCAGAATGGACTAAATTAAAAGAAGCTTCCTCCAAACCTGAACGCTTCGACTTACAAATGATGGAAGGACTGCTAGCAGCTAGAGTGGACGTCAACGTCGCCAAATCTCTCTTGACATATGTGGCTCAGGAAAAAGGCACTCTTTCCTATGAACTCCTCTTGAGGTACCTCACGCTGTGTGTGATGGGTGGGCATCACTCTGAGGTTTATGACACGTATGACATAATGAGAGCTTGCTTTAAGACCCTCGACACTGGAGCGTCATCCCTGTTTATTAAAGGTTTTAGTCAAACAGAACGCTGGAGAGAGGCACTTTCTTTGTTGGAGGGTATGAAAAAGGCCCTCCTGCCATCTCCGAGGAACTACGGTGATGCCATTGCCGGAGCGGCTCTTCACGGTGACATTGAGACAAGCTGGATGCTGTATGGCGAGCTCTTAGAGCTGGGTCTCACTCCTCATCAGAACACCTGGCAGTGCCTGTTTCAGAGTGGAATCACTCAGCGTGGACAAGAAGACAAACTGTTTTCTATCCTGTCATATATGAGAGATAATCAGATCTATCCAGAAGAGCAATTGATAAAAACGATCAAATCTTGGTTTGAgaggtactttttttttatatatatatatattacattgttttattgattgattttttttattttagcacaGAGTTGAGATCTCTAATATAACGTTTTTTATTGTGTGCATCTGCACAGCTTAGCAGATCCGAAATGGAGAGGAACATTTTCAGTTGTGGCCCCCAGGTATAAGTAtatgtactctcttgtttttatttgtttcaatTAGTTTTTGTGATGTTTAGTATATATTGTTGATCATTTTTTAAAGGTGTATGCTATGTGTTTCAGTGGAGAGTGCAGGAATTGCAAAGCAGCCTTGGAATCCATTCAGCTGACTAAGGAAGAGTATGCTGAGCTGAAGAACAAAGTGATGAAAGACGTGTTAGAAGGCAGTGACATCTTCAACAAGACTACTCCAGAGGTTTGTCTCCAGAGTACATCTATAAAGAGTTTATTAACCAAAGCTAATTTAAACTACGctaactagatagatagatagttaggcaaacagacagatatgtacatagacagaaagtcagatagatacatagatagttagatagatagacattcATTTTATTCTGTCTGCCCAGTAAAAAAAATGATGTAATTGCTGGACGCAAAATGTCTCggaatttgaaaatgttccaacAATGTTAACAATACATGTGTACATGATAAACTGTTTTCTCATATAAAGCATTAaacattcattttagtgaatcagtttttGTAAATGAACCTCTCCTGAACCATCCTCTCCCTTTCATATGAAGTAGtggaaagtctgattcattttagtgaatcagtttgttcTGAGGGTTCATAGATGAATCATGTTTAAAGGCGATTCATTTGAGTCTCACGCAGAGcaccatttaaagctgaagtgtgtaacttttttagtgttaaaatactttctttaaaatacaatcccagcttaatatgcagagacaactacaagtaagccatttaaagtgttagttcacccaaaaatatcaattctcttatcatttactcaccctcatgccatcccaggtgtgtatgacttttttaatcagaacacatttgaagaaaaaatatcttagctcagtaggtccttaaaatgctagTGGATGGTGTTtcgaactttgaagctccaaaaagaccagacagtcaacataaatgtcatccatacgactccactggttacATTTGTGTCTTCTAAAGCGCAACAATCGcttttgctgcaaaaaaaaaaaacaaaaaaaaaacaacaatatttaattactttttaagctATAAATCAGCgtttctggtcagcagcagttCGCGTGTGATGTAATCACGTTAGCATGTTCATGCGAGAAGAGACGCACGTGCGACGCACccagaagagcagcactgtttacaaccgAGTAGGAaaaatgctgtacagaagctttgttgatattggtttagatctgtatttgtaccTGTATATTTAttcacaatggtgtgtttctgTGCTCACTCTGAATGTTTCAACCGAGAGAAAAAACTTGAGATTACATCCATAAAATGCCAAAGCAAATATGTTACACGAGACCTCGTGAACTCCACCCACTCGTGAATGTACATAcggctgctgaccggaagcaatgatttatagttaaaaagtacttcaatataAATCTTTTTCACAGGAAAAACGatcgttttgctttagaagacaatattttaaccagtggagttgtatggatgacgtttatgctgactgtctggtctttttggagcttcaaaggtctgatcaccatccacttgcattttaaggacctactgagctaagatatttttctattttcttcaaatgtgttctgatgaagaaagaaagtcataaacacctggatggcatgagggtgagtaaatgatgtgagaattttcctttttgggtgaactatccctttaaaagttaattttctcgaaaactgtaaacattgtggcCCCatgaaaattcctgtgtttgttttgagtgacctgctTAGACCCGCCCTAACAATGttactcgaccaatggcgtgaggTGGGGGTGGGAATATCTTTTTTGTTGACCAACAGCAGATGAGGGGCGTATTCAAAAAGCTGTTTTCTACAGTTATCGCTAGTtttgcagaaattacatcagctgTAACGTCTTCGTATT contains:
- the prorp gene encoding mitochondrial ribonuclease P catalytic subunit isoform X2, coding for MGSLIMSKSRTCMKHLCTWVGSPLYLRPALTGSPKYNILHAVRFIIKPHMQFYCTKGDKSAQSFSRAAKEKGFTPRARPAFPNSVFTAGTARRTAEYLKKRAGTDTEELSNNNTPKARGSSKVALPDHPLTMSEWTKLKEASSKPERFDLQMMEGLLAARVDVNVAKSLLTYVAQEKGTLSYELLLRYLTLCVMGGHHSEVYDTYDIMRACFKTLDTGASSLFIKGFSQTERWREALSLLEGMKKALLPSPRNYGDAIAGAALHGDIETSWMLYGELLELGLTPHQNTWQCLFQSGITQRGQEDKLFSILSYMRDNQIYPEEQLIKTIKSWFESLADPKWRGTFSVVAPSGECRNCKAALESIQLTKEEYAELKNKVMKDVLEGSDIFNKTTPEELESFKSFVKRRPPFDIVIDGLNVANTTPKATHSETLLAVVSELEQQGLNILVLGRKHMLQPSRNWDRQNMNMIKQKAHCFFTENIGSQHTIPSYRLLAAPGTFRTMRREEIEPHMKCLRVGFV
- the prorp gene encoding mitochondrial ribonuclease P catalytic subunit isoform X1, coding for MGSLIMSKSRTCMKHLCTWVGSPLYLRPALTGSPKYNILHAVRFIIKPHMQFYCTKGDKSAQSFSRAAKEKGFTPRARPAFPNSVFTAGTARRTAEYLKKRAGTDTEELSNNNTPKARGSSKVALPDHPLTMSEWTKLKEASSKPERFDLQMMEGLLAARVDVNVAKSLLTYVAQEKGTLSYELLLRYLTLCVMGGHHSEVYDTYDIMRACFKTLDTGASSLFIKGFSQTERWREALSLLEGMKKALLPSPRNYGDAIAGAALHGDIETSWMLYGELLELGLTPHQNTWQCLFQSGITQRGQEDKLFSILSYMRDNQIYPEEQLIKTIKSWFESLADPKWRGTFSVVAPSGECRNCKAALESIQLTKEEYAELKNKVMKDVLEGSDIFNKTTPEELESFKSFVKRRPPFDIVIDGLNVANTTPKATHSETLLAVVSELEQQGLNILVLGRKHMLQPSRNWDRQNMNMIKQKAHCFFTENISEDDPFLLYAALYSGNHCNFLSRDLMRDHKACISDSATRRLFFKWQRGHQLVISHYTPGKKVRFQRIATYDTILQTAGSSWHIPYDEKGRDRATYEVPQSWLCLTQEH